The Eschrichtius robustus isolate mEscRob2 chromosome 5, mEscRob2.pri, whole genome shotgun sequence DNA window CCCTGCGGGCCTCGGCCCGCCCTTGGCCTACTCCACTGGCGACCGCCGGCAGGGGGCGTCATTACCGTTCGCTTCCCCGCGCTGCTCCGACCTCCGCTTCGGGAGCCCAGTGCCTGCCGTCCGCGATCCTGGGGAGCTGCAGGGTTAGGGGAACGCCTCGGCCGcgctggggtggggcgggggctgggCTGCGAGGGCTTGGGGTACCTGAGTGCAGCCACTGCTCGCGGGAGGGGTGCCTGGGAGGATCCCGGAAAGACGGAGCCGGCCGAACCAGGGCCGGGGCCAGGGGCCGCGCCCCCGGACGCGGGCCGAACATCTCCTGGGCGCCCCGCAGCAGCTCCAGTAGGGTGTGCGCCAGCGAGCGCAGCTCTGCGGGCGGGACAAGGGTCCGACCGGCTGTCAGACGTGGGCCAGACCCTCGGGCCCCCGGCCCAGCCCCAGGAACGGGACTGACCACATCGCCGCCGGCGCTGCAGGCACTGCTGGTGCGCCAGGCGCGCACAGGCGCCCGCGGGCCCCGGGCACAGGTGGGCGTAGAAGGCACAGGGCGGGGCGGCATCTGCCAGCGGCTCCTCCGACGGGTCCCAAGCCAGAAGCTCCCTGCAGCTGGGCTCGCGGCTGAAGGGGGCGGCTGCGAGGGGCGTCAGGGGCTAGCCCACTCCACCCCCGCTCTCCGCTTTAGGCCCTAGCCCCCAAAGCCCTCCCTGGGAGGAAGATAGGCTTTCCCGACGCAGGAGGCTGGGGGCGGCGGCAGGGTGGAAACGGGCTCGTCCCCGGGCAGTTTGCCGGACACTCTGGGGAGGGGGGAATAGGGACGGGGCGCTCACCGCTCATCTGCTCCTGGAGCCAGTCCTTGAACACAGCCACACGGGTGTAGACCCCAGGCTTCCCTGGCTCCCCGCATCCGTCCCCCCAGGAGGTGACTCCGTACAGGACCTCCCTGGGGCGGGGGCCAGGCTCAGAACAGGTCAGGGGGCCTCCAGAGTCACCCTGCGAGGATCCGAGCCAAGAGAGAGGGCACTGCATCGATCCATGTCACCCTCAATGACAGCCTTATGCCTGGCAGGGTAAAGCAGCTCTGAGCTCTACTGGGGTTACCCCTCTTcgacccattttagagatgaggatatagaggctcagagaagttgagtgaCAGCCTGATTGTAGAAGGAAAGGAGGCCGTCCCGCCCCTGAGGAGTGGCCCACTACTACCCTCCGATCAGTCGGGGCTCATACCTGGCACGAGTCAATGCCCCCGGCCAGGTAGCCGGCACAGAGCATGCTGCTGGGGCGCAGCCCTGGCCCCAGGGCCCTTCTGCAGGCGTCGGCGCTGAGCAGGGGCACACGGGCTTCCCTCACCGCCTCAGCCTCAGGCCCATCTACAGGGAAGCAGTGGAAGGGGCTCAGGCCTGAAGGGCAGGGGTCCTGCTTCTAGggtctccctccccccactgccctccttgactccctccccccccccctttgcgAGATGGGCAGCATTTTGTGAAGACAGCTGGGTGTAGGTCACAATTCTTACACCCCAGCCTTCCCAAACTCCATCACCCCAGCCCCCCAATCTCCCCACGCACACGCGCGGCtcacccaggccctgccctgcctAGTACCTTCGATGAGGGCACCCCAGCCCGCGATGGCGCAGGCGGTGCCTGCGGGGGGCTCCTGGGGCTCTTGGGGCAGGCACACGGGGCGCGCCGCCCCTGTCGGGCTCACCGGCGTCCACAGCTGCACCAGGGCCAGGTCGTTGTGGAAGGTCCGAGGGTCaaactggggagggggtggcggcGCAGCGTCAGCGCGGGTGGCGGTGGGGGTGCTGTTCCCAACTCTGAGGGCCTGGGGGCTGCCCTCTCACCTTGGGGTGGGGCAAGATGCGGTTCACCGGCACCTCCTCCGCCTGCTCCCCCCGGGGCCCCTCGGCCAGCGTCACCGTCCACAGAAGCTCGTTCGGGGCGCTGCGGCGCGAGCGGCGGGAGACACGCAGCACAAGGATGCAGAGAGGTCCCCTGGAGACCCTGCCCTCCGCCCACGGGCACCACCCTGCGAGCCCGCGCGCCGGGCTGTTTCTCcgcctgggggcagggagggcgggCCCGGAAGAAGCCGCGACGCCGAGTGGGGAGAAGGCCCAGGACGGTGAGCCCCCGGAGAATCCGCGACCTGGCTGGGCCGCCCGGGCGCCTTGAGGCGGGAAAGGGGACGGCCGCCGCCAGGGGGCAGCAGAGACCGGTCCTCGCGCTTGGTGCCCGCCAGCCGACCCCGGAAGAGCGGGACCCCGCATTGGGGATCCGGGCTGGGCAGGGGCCTGGGGCCCGACGTACCCCGCGAAGCAGTGCGCCGCCGTGAGCACCCAGGACGCCGCCACCAGGACGCCGCCGCACAGAGGCTGCCCGCCGAGTTGCAGCCTCACCAGCCAGGGCCAGGCCCCGGGCGGTGCCGCGCTGCCCCCCACAATGCGGCCTTGCGCCCGCGTCACGTTGACAGCGCCCGGGCGCCTCTCGCCACACGGCCCTAGAAAGGCCGAAGCGGCGTCAGGAGGAACGAGTCCCACTCATCCTCACCACTGAGACCCCTCCAGGGTCCACCCTGCTCTCAGCCCTGCCCGCCTCGAGCCTTTTCAGCCTCACCTGGCTCAGGTGGATCCTGGAGGAGGGGGGCGCGAGGCCCGGGACGCCCAGGTGCTGCTGAGAAACAGACCTCTGAGCCTCGCGGACGGCCTTCCACTCTTCTCCACCCCAGGCTGAGCCTGAGCCCTCCCGCCACCTCACCCGGCACCCCATGCACAcctacccaccccccaccccttacCCTGCCCAGTAGCACTCAGAGTCTGTTTCAGCTGCCATAAACTTCTCACTGTTCACCAAATAAGCCCAGACTTATTTGTTCCTGCCCTCCTGCCTTTGCACGCGCTGTGCCCGTGCCTGGTGTGCCCTTTCCACTTGAGGAGACCTTCCTGAGCATCATCTTGGTTGCAGCCTCACCCAGTCTCTGTCCCCAAGAGGGGGTCAAGTCTGAAGGGAGGGGACGGGGTGGACGGGAGAACGGGCCCAGGGCAGTCAGCGCCAGCTCACCAGGGCATGGGGGGGTGTGATTGGCACAACTTCGGCACTCGTGCAGTCTGTGCTGGATCTCCGTCACCACCCGATTTACTGCCCACTGGGCGCTCCTCTGGGCAGCCTGCAACACTTTCGTCCCCTGGGCTGACAGAGCTGCTAGGACATGGGGCACAAGTCATGCACCGTGGGGGAAGAGCTCCTCCGCCTTGCCCCAGCCCTGAGCCCTGCCTTGGGAGACCCGGTGGGGAAGCAGGTTGGGCTCCAGGAGCCCCGGGACAGAATGGGGAGGTCAGAGAGCCCCACGGCCCCAGGCCGTAGCACACAGAGCAGACGGTCTCAGATTCTCAGCCCGAGACATCTCTGTAATTTCAGCTGAGCTGGGCTGGAATCTTTGAAAACGGCTTTTCCTTAAAAACCTTGAAAAACAGCACTCCAAAGGTATAGGTATTACAGAACTCAGGCTTACTGACACAAAATAACCATGGCCGAGTTGCCCACGTTGGGGTCCAGATAGCCAAGGGGATGCCGCCCTGGGCCCCTTCCTCCCTGCTAAACCCAGAACCTTCTGGAAAACACGCCTTTTGGCAGTGCTTGCcggctccccttccccttccaccCTCGTCgtcctcccctttcctctcccacctgtgTCTCAGTTCCTGGCCCCTTCTCCCAGCAGGGTGGGCAGAAAGGGCCAAAGGTCCTTGTGAGTTGGGAGGGCAAGCTCACGTCCCCCTGCCCGAGACCCACTTGCTCTGTGCTCCTCCCGCCTCGGCCTCTCCCTCAGAGCAGCCTGGGCTCACCTTGCAGGGTGCTGGGGGGCACGCGCGTGTACAGTGGGTGCCCGCGGGCAGACCGCGGGCCTGGGaggggcggcagcagcagcagcaaagccAGCAGCATGGTGACCGGGAGCCCCGGCAAGCGGCCCTGTGCTCTCTTCCCCTCGGGGTTCACCCTCCAGGCGTTATCCTTTGCTGCCTGCCCCTGGGCGCTCAGTTCTTGTTCCTCAAATCATCTGGTTCTATTCTTTTACATCAAAATCACCGGCTTCCCTTGGTCTGTTCCTCACCTGGCCCTTAACTCCCAGGAGCCCACAGGGGAAATGGGGCTTGGGGGGCTATATAGAGGACAGACTGGGGGGGAACACGGGAGGGGGgccagggtgggggggagggaacgGGGTAGTGGGCTCGACCCTCACCTTTGAAGTCTCATCATCCGGGCTCTGAGGCCCCCCTTCTGTCAAAGGAGCCCTTGTTTCTGCGGCTCCATCAAAGGGGCCTGGACAGGCCAGAAGAGCTGACGGTTGGGCTGGGGGCCAGGCAGAGGGGggctggtgggcaggggctggccgTGTCTCCAGGGCTCAGAGCGGGTGGCGGGGGGCGGGATTCCCATCTGCCCCTCTTCCCCGAGGAGTTTACAGCTATGCGGGGGGCAGACGCTCCTGGAGGGAGGAGACAGGGGGTGTCTGAGGGTCCTCAGCAGCCCCAACCCCTGAGGAGGTGCCCGAGCTCCCAGCCTCTCTGCCCCTAATTGCTTGGCAGTGTCCCTCCCCAGTGTGGCCATTTCTAAAGATGATCAAAGCGCCCTAATTAGCGCAGTAATTGCCGCACTGGGGGTAGTGGGGTGGGAAGAAGCAGAGGCAGGCGGACGCTGGAGTGGCCCAGAGAGGAAGGCGGGAGATGAAAGGCCCCACCAGTGGCCCAGTTTGGGAAGGACAGGCCCCAGCCGCTTCTGCTGCTCTCCCAGACCCCCTGCCCCTGCGCAGGGCCCGCTCGGCCTGCCCAGCATTGTTCTCAGTTGCTATGACCCTGATCTGGCAGGAGGGAGTCTTCTGGAGTCTCACGGGAAGGGCCACAAACGGGCAGCTCTCCTGGGACCAAGTCCCCAcctggggcagagaggaggtgcTCTTCTGCCCCTCAGAGAATATCCtggggccaaaaaaaagaatcctgGTGCCCCAATGCATGCTGGTGACCCCAGGGTGGCTTTGGCAGGCCTGGTCCTTTTTCAGAATGGATCTCTCGTGACGTCACCTCGGTAATATTGTCCTTTCTTCTCCAGCTCTTGCTCCGTCTGCCCAGGTGAACGTGCCCTGGTGGGAACCTCTCCCCGCTTTAAAAGACAGAACTGCAGACCTGCAGAGATAGCCTGGAGTCAGGGGTCCCACGGGGGTGGTGGGTGAGATGCAGAGAGGGGGCAGCCGAATCCAGCAGCTTCTCCAACCTCTTCCTTCTGTGCCACTGTGGGCAGCAGAGAATAAGCGtgacttcttttttcctccctgaaattctcttcctACCTGGATGGCTGTGAAGACCCATCCTTCTGGTTCTCCCCAACCTCTCTGGGCACTGACCACAATGAGGCTCCCACCCCCTGGAACTTCACTGGGTTAGCCCACCCACCCAGTGGTGTGCTGGGGTCAGCTCAGACTGGCTCCTGAGAGCCAACTGTCAGCATCTCTTCCCAAGTCTGCATTTGGTGACatcacattggtagcttgaaatcagccatgtttgggagtatttacaccatgggaaTCAGCAAACGCTACAAATCAGagctcttttttcccccagagagcCAGTCCTTTGGCATTTATCAGCACACCACTGTACACACAACTTTTTCCGTCTCACCAATTACCACCACACCTCATAAAGGTGATACCTCTGATTCAGGAATGCCGTGAAAATACTGTCTGAGTGTGGATTACTGTGAGTGAATATTGTGAAGTTGGACACTGTATTCATCAGAATATCTATACATCTAGATAGGATGTATATCTAGATGGGGAACCCATAGGCGAATGGGGTTTGGGGCTTTTAATCTGTAATCTCCAAATTCTTGGCAAGAGGGTGTTAGTTCAACAGAGCCTGTACTTGAAGCATAAACAAAGGTTTGAGAAAGTGTCCAAAGGAAAATtatctgtgggacttccctggtggtcagtggctaagactccacgctcccaatgcagggagcccgggttcaatccctggtcagggaactggatcccacatgccacaactaagagttcgcatgccgcaactaaagatccctcatgctgcaactaagacccagagcagccaagtaaatatatacattttttttttttaaaaaaaggaaattgtctGTGGTTCCAAGAGAGAGCCATCAAGGTAAGGGACCCAGAAAGCAGAGAGGTGGGTGGGAAAGCCTAGCAGGCCTCGATGGAGGCCAACAGCTCAGAAGCATCCTCCAAGCTCTGCCCATAGGTTCTTGCATTCAAGATAAAGAGATTAAGGCCTAGAGCAAGCCCCTCATGACGGAGGACACTTTGCCTGGGGAATTCCTCGGGGAGTACACTTCTGCCCGTTCAGCACCTAAGTCCCTCAGCTGCTTGGATTCTGCCAAAGCCAAGTGAAGCAGGCCAGGGCACCAAGACAGAGCCTTCCCGCCCTGCCTCCTGGCTTCCCTGCTGCCTCCACTGGTCTGTaaggagggggaggagcaagAAAACCTGGAGCTGCTGGGCTATGTACTGCTCCTTCCACCCCCAACTCCCCTCAGGGTAAaagccccacccccgccaaagAACAATGAGGGACCTCACAGCACGGACTGCAATTCCGCTCAAGCCCCAGAGCTTGAGCTCTGCCTCAAGCTCCTCTGCCACTCCTGTACCCATGACTGGGTCAC harbors:
- the PRSS56 gene encoding serine protease 56, translating into MLLALLLLLPPLPGPRSARGHPLYTRVPPSTLQALSAQGTKVLQAAQRSAQWAVNRVVTEIQHRLHECRTPGRPGPRAPLLQDPPEPGPCGERRPGAVNVTRAQGRIVGGSAAPPGAWPWLVRLQLGGQPLCGGVLVAASWVLTAAHCFAGAPNELLWTVTLAEGPRGEQAEEVPVNRILPHPKFDPRTFHNDLALVQLWTPVSPTGAARPVCLPQEPQEPPAGTACAIAGWGALIEDGPEAEAVREARVPLLSADACRRALGPGLRPSSMLCAGYLAGGIDSCQGDSGGPLTCSEPGPRPREVLYGVTSWGDGCGEPGKPGVYTRVAVFKDWLQEQMSAAPFSREPSCRELLAWDPSEEPLADAAPPCAFYAHLCPGPAGACARLAHQQCLQRRRRCELRSLAHTLLELLRGAQEMFGPRPGARPLAPALVRPAPSFRDPPRHPSREQWLHSGSRTAGTGLPKRRSEQRGEANGCPGLEPLWQKLAALQGTHAWILQVPSERLAMDFHEVLADLGSKTLTGLFRAWVWAGLGGRHVVFGGLVGLEPATLAQSLPRLLVQALQAFRLAALAEAEP